The region TAGCAAGCGCTCTCGCTCTAGCAACCCAAGCAGCTCACCCGCCTGATTAACCAAGGCGTAATGAGTGTCGGGTTGGGCAGAGAGGTGCGGCAGAAATTGCTGCAGCGTCCAGGCGGCTGGCAACGCAGTGAGTGGCTCAATAATGGATGCTGAAAGATTTTGGAGCGGACATGCTAAAACAGCAGGGATATCTGGCAACGTTGCCTTGGCAGCGTCGGATGGAAGCGACAAGGCGGCTAACAAATAGGGCAATAACCGATGAAGTTGCACCAGCCCCAGGGGTTGTTGCCACGCATCTGTGATCACCAGGCGATCGCCCCCGCTCTGGCTCATCGTTTCTAAAATCGCCTTAAGAGACGCTGCGCCAGAACAAGCTGGAAGCGGCTGCACAAACTCTTCAAGACAAATGTCGGTTAAGGACATAGCCAACCTTCCCCGAAGGGAAAAAGGAGCATAGCTTCGCTGACGGTGGGGCAGAGAGTTTTCGATCTATCCTCCAATTATGACGCTGGAAAAGAGCCAGTTAGGCAGCGATTATAATTAATTCAAAGTTTAACTATGTCGAAAATTTAAGTATTTCAAGAATATAAACGAATGTAATCTTTCGCGTTATATTTGCAACGATCAGTATTACTAGGTAAAGTAGCGTTACATTTAGGTTTATATTTAATTAATATTTTGAGTATCCTAAATTTCTAAGTTGACTCTCTTCCCCCACCCTGAGCCTTGCATTCTATCCTCCTGACTTGTACTTTTCTGCCATTGGATACGTTGGCTCAAGCGGTTTCTGAGCGTTTGAGTGGCGATCGCTACTGTGTGATGATAGGTCGCACAGTGGAAGCGTTCTGTCAATTAGTTGAGAAAGAAAAACACCGTCTGGATTGCCTGATTTTGCAAGACAGCCCAGAATTGCCTCAAGTCATAACCTGGTTGTATGGACATGCGATCCTTCTGCCCGCTGTGATCCTGGCTGACTTTGCCGAGTCAATCCCTGCTGCGGCTGGAACTGGCGAGCAAAAGTCTTTTCGCTATCACACTGCTGAAGTGACTCTATCCAGGGCAGACCTTGACCAGATTAATCAACGCATTGAGCAGGCGATCGCGCAATTCGTTGGATTGTCACCTATTCCCTGGAATAAAACCGACCCATCTGCCAAAACAATGGCTGAGTTATTAGCGAATCATCCATTAGTTCAGCAGCAGCAGCGACTAACTGAAAAACTGAGGGAGCGACTGGGGTACCTGGGCGTGTACTACAAACGAGATCCCAAAAACTTCTTCCGTCACTTGCCACCGGAACAGAAACATCAGCTATTAGAAAAGCTCAAAACGGATTATCGGGATATTGTTCTACGCTACTTTGCAAATGATGGTACGCTAAATCAGCGAATTGACGACTTCGTAAACACCGCCTTTTTCACCGATGTTTCTGCTGCACAAATTGTAGAAATTCACATGGAGTTAATGGACGAATTTTCCAAACAGTTAAAATTGGAAGGGCGCAGTGAGGAAATCTTATTAGACTATCGCCTCACCCTTATCGACACGATCGCCCATCTCTGTGAAATGTATCGACGTTCTATTCCTAGAGAGTCCTAAGCAATTATTCCGCATCCGTCATCAGACAGCGAACCTCTATGAGTCCTCTTAAAAAAACCTATGTTCTGAAACTCTACGTTGCGGGCAATACTCCAAATTCAATTCGAGCCTTAAAAACCCTGAATACGATCCTCGAAGAAGAATTTAAAGGAGTCTATGCACTTAAAGTCATTGATGTTTTGAAAAATCCCCAACTGGCAGAGGAAGACAAGATTTTGGCAACTCCAACCTTAGCAAAAATTCTGCCGCCGCCTGTGCGTAAAATCATTGGCGACCTCTCTGATCGTGAAAAAGTACTTATTGGTCTTGATCTGCTCTATGAAGAATTGCGGGAAGACGAAGCCGGAATTGATGACGAGGTGCTTTGATGTGCGCCTTTTGTGGTACACCTAGCGATGAAGCTTATTAACCGCTGATCAACTGCTGATCAACTAAGAAAGTGAGGCTGTTTTAGAAATTGCTATGAATCAACTTAATCAAGAAGCCAACAACGGGCTCAACTCAGTCGGAGTCCAAAAAATACGGACTTTAATTGAAGGCTTTGATGATATTAGTCATGGCGGGTTGCCTGTTGGCAGAACTACCTTGGTAAGTGGAACCTCTGGCACTGGAAAAACCCTTCTAGCAGTTCAGTTTCTCTACAATGGCATCACCTATTTTGATGAGCCTGGGATATTTGTAACGTTTGAAGAAGCCCCTGCTGATATCATCAAAAATGCCTTCAGCTTTGGGTGGGATCTGCAAAAGCTAATTGATGAAGGCAAGTTATTTATTTTGGATGCATCCCCCGACCCTGAAGGACAGGATGTTGTGGGAAATTTTGATCTATCTGCCCTGATTGAGCGCATCCAGTACGCCATTCGTAAATATCGAGCCAAACGGGTGTCGATTGATTCGGTCACTGCTATCTTTCAGCAATACGATGCTGCTTCGGTGGTACGGCGCGAAATCTTTCGGTTGGTGGCACGCTTAAAGCAAGTAGGAGCGACCACTATCATGACTACAGAGCGAGTGGACGAGTATGGTCCGGTTGCTCGCTTTGGAGTAGAAGAGTTTGTGTCGGATAATGTGGTGATCGTTCGCAATGTGCTGGAAGGAGAACGCCGCCGTCGTACGATCGAAATCTTGAAACTACGCGGTACTACCCATATGAAAGGGGAGTATCCGTTCACGATTACTAATTACGGGATCAATATCTTCCCGCTGGGAGCAATGCGCCTAACGCAGCGATCGTCTAATGTCCGCGTATCTTCGGGAGTCAAAACCCTGGACGAGATGTGCGGTGGTGGTTTTTTCAAAGATTCGATTATTCTTGCAACCGGGGCAACTGGGACGGGCAAGACTCTGCTAGTCAGCAAGTTTTTGCAGGAGAGTTGTAGTCGGGGCGAACGAGCAATGTTATTTGCCTATGAAGAATCTCGTGCCCAATTGTCTCGTAATGCCTATTCTTGGGGGATTGACTTTGAAGATTTAGAACAAAAGGGCTTACTGAAAATCCTCTGTGCCTATCCAGAATCTGCAGGTTTGGAAGATCATTTGCAGATTATTAAGTCTGAAATTGCGGAGTTTAAGCCTGCCCGAATTGCGATCGATTCTCTGTCTGCCCTGGCGCGGGGGGTAAGCAACAATGCGTTTCGGCAGTTTGTGATTGGCGTGACTGGATTCGCCAAGCAGGAAGAAATCACGGGCTTTTTTACCAACACCACTGACCAGTTCATGGGATCACATTCTATTACCGATTCCCACATTTCCACCATTACCGACACAATTTTGATGCTGCAATATGTGGAAATTCGTGGAGAAATGTCGCGGGCGATCAACGTGTTTAAGATGCGCGGTTCCTGGCATGACAAGGGTATTCGCGAATACACGATTAGCGAGCACGGGGCTGAAATCAAAGATTCATTCCGTAACTTTGAACGGATTATCAGCGGTTCCCCTACGCGCATCTCGATAGATGAAAAGAGCGAACTGTCTCGGATTATGCGGGGTGTGCAGCGAGACGATGAGTAGCAATTGGGTGACGGCTTTGGGGCGAGAGTTTGCAGTGGGTTGAAGCGATCGCTTCAGCAGATTACCCAGGACGATCGCACCCCGTTCAATCTCTTCGGCAGAATGTAGAAAACTCAATCGTAAGGCTGGGTAGCCTTTTTGCCCAGGGAAGCACACTAAACTATCAAAAATTGCCACATTTTGGGCGATCGCGGCACAATGAAGGTAAGGATTTAAGTTACGTTTTTTAACATGCTTTTGGAGCCGCAAACTCTTTTTCCCATTCAGCCAACGCCCGGTGTTCAAGCGAATCCACAACCAATTGATTCTCAGCCAAGGCAACTTGACTACGATGTGGCGATTGTTGGTGGTGGTATTGTAGGACTCACCTTTGCCTGTGCCTTGAAAGACTCTGGCTTAAAGGTTGTACTCATTGAGGCAAAACAAGAGTCGGCGGCGGTTTCCAGAGGGCAGGCATATCATGTAAATTTGCTTTCCAGCCGCATTTTCGAAGGGATTGGCGTGTGGCAGCACATGCGCCCCAACGTGAATCCGATTGAGCAAATTCGCTTATCCGATGGGGACTACCCTGGCGTAGTTCGGTTTTTGCTGCAAGATTTAGCATCCCCCACATTAGGCTATGTTTCTGAGCATCGGGTGTTGTTAGAGGCGCTGCGATCATTTTTGCAACAGTGCCACAATGTTGCCTACCTGTGTCCAGTGGAACTCCGCGCTACTCGATTTCATTCAGATGCAGTGGAATTGGATTTAAGGCAGGGAGAAGAAACCTGGACAGCACGATCGCGGTTGTTGGTTGCTGCTGATGGAGCGCGATCGCCAATTCGGCAACAAGCAGGCATTCGCACCGTTGGCTGGCAATATTGGCAATCGTGCGTAGTCGCATTCATCAAGCCCGAAAAACCTCACCAAAATATTGCCTACGAACGCTTTCAGGCAGACGGTCCATTTGCAATTTTGCCACTACCCGGAAATATTTGCCGGATTGTGTGGACGGCTCCCAAACAAGAGGCAGAAGCAATTCTGGCACTGGATGATGCAGCATTTTTGGCGAAGCTGAAACCCCGCTATGGTGACCAGATGGGTAATCTGGAACTAGTGGGAGATCGCTACTTGTTTCCGGTTCAATTGATGCACAGTCATCGATATGTGCAATCCCGACTGGCGCTAATTGGGGATGCAGCACACTGTTGCCATCCCGTAGGTGGGCAGGGTGTGAATCTGGGCATTCGCGATGCCGCAGCTTTAGCGGAGGTACTGAAAACAGCGCACCAACAAGGGCACGATTTGGGTGAACTGAAAACGTTGCGTCAGTATGAACGCTGGCGCAAATTGGAAAACTGGAAAATTCTGGCATTTACTGACTTTCTTGATCGCCTCTTTTCCAATACGATTCTTCCCATTGTGATGCTGCGTCGAGTGGGTTTGTGGATGTTGCAAAACCTGCATCCAGTGAAACAAGTTGCCTTAAGGCTCATGGTGGGGTTGAGCGATCGCCCTCCCAAATTGGCACAGCGATAACCTTAGGCAAGATTGTCACAGGCACTGCAGGTAGGCACAAAACCTACCCACACAGTGCTTTACAGTGCTAGAGGTTTGCTTGCAGCAGTTCGCGATACTGACTCTTTTGTTTCACACCCTTAAGCTCACTCACCTTTTCCTTCAGCTTAAAGACTTGAACTGTAGGAGTGCCAATAACACCAGCCGCTTCCGCAATTTCAGGATCCTGCTCAATGTCGATATTGACGTAGTGAATCTTGCCGTCAAATTCGTCAATCACTT is a window of Leptolyngbyaceae cyanobacterium JSC-12 DNA encoding:
- a CDS encoding KaiA domain-containing protein (IMG reference gene:2510097559~PFAM: KaiA domain~manually curated), whose translation is MHSILLTCTFLPLDTLAQAVSERLSGDRYCVMIGRTVEAFCQLVEKEKHRLDCLILQDSPELPQVITWLYGHAILLPAVILADFAESIPAAAGTGEQKSFRYHTAEVTLSRADLDQINQRIEQAIAQFVGLSPIPWNKTDPSAKTMAELLANHPLVQQQQRLTEKLRERLGYLGVYYKRDPKNFFRHLPPEQKHQLLEKLKTDYRDIVLRYFANDGTLNQRIDDFVNTAFFTDVSAAQIVEIHMELMDEFSKQLKLEGRSEEILLDYRLTLIDTIAHLCEMYRRSIPRES
- a CDS encoding circadian clock protein KaiB (IMG reference gene:2510097560~PFAM: KaiB domain~TIGRFAM: circadian clock protein KaiB), whose protein sequence is MSPLKKTYVLKLYVAGNTPNSIRALKTLNTILEEEFKGVYALKVIDVLKNPQLAEEDKILATPTLAKILPPPVRKIIGDLSDREKVLIGLDLLYEELREDEAGIDDEVL
- a CDS encoding circadian clock protein KaiC (IMG reference gene:2510097561~PFAM: KaiC~TIGRFAM: circadian clock protein KaiC) — translated: MNQLNQEANNGLNSVGVQKIRTLIEGFDDISHGGLPVGRTTLVSGTSGTGKTLLAVQFLYNGITYFDEPGIFVTFEEAPADIIKNAFSFGWDLQKLIDEGKLFILDASPDPEGQDVVGNFDLSALIERIQYAIRKYRAKRVSIDSVTAIFQQYDAASVVRREIFRLVARLKQVGATTIMTTERVDEYGPVARFGVEEFVSDNVVIVRNVLEGERRRRTIEILKLRGTTHMKGEYPFTITNYGINIFPLGAMRLTQRSSNVRVSSGVKTLDEMCGGGFFKDSIILATGATGTGKTLLVSKFLQESCSRGERAMLFAYEESRAQLSRNAYSWGIDFEDLEQKGLLKILCAYPESAGLEDHLQIIKSEIAEFKPARIAIDSLSALARGVSNNAFRQFVIGVTGFAKQEEITGFFTNTTDQFMGSHSITDSHISTITDTILMLQYVEIRGEMSRAINVFKMRGSWHDKGIREYTISEHGAEIKDSFRNFERIISGSPTRISIDEKSELSRIMRGVQRDDE
- a CDS encoding Ubiquinone biosynthesis hydroxylase, UbiH/UbiF/VisC/COQ6 family (IMG reference gene:2510097562~PFAM: FAD binding domain~TIGRFAM: Ubiquinone biosynthesis hydroxylase, UbiH/UbiF/VisC/COQ6 family) is translated as MLLEPQTLFPIQPTPGVQANPQPIDSQPRQLDYDVAIVGGGIVGLTFACALKDSGLKVVLIEAKQESAAVSRGQAYHVNLLSSRIFEGIGVWQHMRPNVNPIEQIRLSDGDYPGVVRFLLQDLASPTLGYVSEHRVLLEALRSFLQQCHNVAYLCPVELRATRFHSDAVELDLRQGEETWTARSRLLVAADGARSPIRQQAGIRTVGWQYWQSCVVAFIKPEKPHQNIAYERFQADGPFAILPLPGNICRIVWTAPKQEAEAILALDDAAFLAKLKPRYGDQMGNLELVGDRYLFPVQLMHSHRYVQSRLALIGDAAHCCHPVGGQGVNLGIRDAAALAEVLKTAHQQGHDLGELKTLRQYERWRKLENWKILAFTDFLDRLFSNTILPIVMLRRVGLWMLQNLHPVKQVALRLMVGLSDRPPKLAQR